The genomic stretch GGGTTAAATGACTTTTTAGAGAAAAATGAAGGAGCGTTTAATGAAGTAGCTCCTGTTATAAAACAAAATCTTGTGCTTCTTAATCAAACGGCAAAAGATGTTGCAGGTGTCACAGAGGAATTAAAAAACGTTAATGATGAAAATAGAGCAACATATATTGAAACGCTAAGTGCTTTAGAAACACGTTTGTCTTCAGGCATTGATGCTGCAGATCGTACAGCTGATTTACTTACAAAGCTAAATGAATATACGGGGAATAATGCTCTAGCAGGAGTCATTAACAGGGTAAATAACGTAAAAGATAGTTTTACTAATCAGCGTGAAGCGGTTGTAAACATTGAAAATGCTTTAAAAAGAGGTGAGCAGCCTTCAAGTGAAGCGCTAGATCGCTTAAATACGCTTGCAACAGATGCAAACAATACACTATCTAATGTGTTGGCGAACTATGACTCTTCTATCGTTCCAGCTGTTAATAGTGGGTTAGATGAGCTTACAGAAAATGCAAAAAATGCAAATAACGCTGTACAAACAGCAAAAGAAAAGCTCCCAGACATTAAAGGTGTGTTAAATGATGCTTCAAGTGGTCTCCAGTATGGACAACAAGAACTCACAAGTTTACAGGAGAGGTTACCAACTATCCGCGACCGTATTCATGAAGCAGCAACCACTATTTCTAGTAAAATGGATGACTTTACAAACGCTGTAAACAGCGGAGCTGCATTTGTACAAAATGACCTTCCAGCTGTTGAGGCTCAAATCCATAAAGCAGCAGATTTTGTGAACAATGATTTGCCCCAAGCAGAGAAAGAAATCCAAAAGGCAGCAGATCTTGTTCAAACAAAACTTCCAGAAGTAGAAGAGACAGTTCACAAAGTAGCAAATCTTGTTCGCGAAGACTTGCCAGACCTTGAAGACTCTGTTAAAAATGCTGCAGACAAAATTCGAGATTTTGAAGGGGAAAATGATCTAGGAGATATCATTGAGCTCTTAAAGAATGATGTTCAAAAAGAAAGCGACTTTTTTACAAGTCCTGTTCAATTAAAAGAAGATAAACAGTTTCCAATTCCAAACTACGGATCAGCTATGACGCCATTTTATACAGCTCTTTGCTTATGGGTAGGAGGACTGCTTCTTATCTCATTACTCCGGGTTGATGTAGAAGATGTTCAAGAGGGAACAAAAGGAATGCATATTTACTTTGGCCGTCTTCTCACCTTTTTAACAATTGGATTCTTTCAAGCGCTCATTGTTACGCTTGGGGACTTGTTTATATTAGGGTCATATGTAGCAGAACCAACGGCCTTTGTTTTATCGGCAATTTTTATCAGTATTGTTTTCCTGACGATTATTTACACATTTGTTTCTGTATTTGGAAACATCGGCAAAGCATTTGCGATTATTTTGCTTGTGCTACAAATTTCAGGCTCTGGGGGGACGTTCCCTATTCAAACAACGCCGCCATTTTTCCAAGCAATTAATCCATTTTTACCTTTTACGTATGCTATTGGTTTGCTGCGTGAAACAACAGGTGGGATTGTGAGAGATATAATGATTCATGATATTCTATTACTTGCCTTATTCCTTTTTATAGCTATTTTACTTGCCTTCCTTCTAAAAAAACCGTTATCAGGTTGGGCTGTAAACGTAGCGAAGAAAGCAAAAGAAAGCAAAATCATTCATTAAAAAAAGGGGAGCATTATGTTCCCCTTTTTGTTAATTACTAAAGTATGTTAAATTAGTAAAGGATATTTAAAAACAAAGAGGGTTTAGCACATGAGAAAATTTGTGATAAGCGATATACACGGAAATTATGATGGGATGATGAAACTATTTCAATTTGCTAAGTTTGATCCATTGAAAGATCAGCTTGTTGTGATGGGCGACATGATTAACAGAGGCCCCCAGAGTGGTAAGGTGTTAAGCGAAATCAAACAGCTTCATGAAACATATAAAAATGTTTATGCTACCATTGGCAATCATGAAGAAATGATGCTCTGGTATTTAGAGCAAAAAAGCGACATGTGGGCCCATTTCGGAGGAAAAGAGTCTGCAGCAAGCATTAATGATGTGTTCAAAGAGGAAGGTGTCACACAAGCGGTAGAATGGGTGAAGTCGTTGCCGCTTTATATTGAGGATAACCAATTTATCTATGCACATGCTGGGATGTTATCTTTAAAAGATCGAAACAAGCGCAGCAACCTTTGGCTTAAAAAGAAAGAGCTTTACACATTGAATCCTCAGATTTTTTTAGCGCGGTTTAATGGGAAAATTCTTATCCATGGTCATACACCAACATGTTTTGCCATTTGTGATGGTGCAAGGTTAAATATTGATCTTGGAGCAAGCGTTATGAAAAATGGCCGACTTGGTCTTATTGAGCTAGAGCAAAAAGTAGTCTACAGTTATTACTTCGGAGAAGATAGAGTTGCGATGGAGAACATTAAAGATCTTGCCCATCAGATGAATTGAAGCCAAAAGCCTGCTTTAGATAGCAGGTTTTTTTATTTACACAAAACTAGTATTTCTGTCTAATCATGAAAG from Priestia filamentosa encodes the following:
- a CDS encoding metallophosphoesterase; translated protein: MRKFVISDIHGNYDGMMKLFQFAKFDPLKDQLVVMGDMINRGPQSGKVLSEIKQLHETYKNVYATIGNHEEMMLWYLEQKSDMWAHFGGKESAASINDVFKEEGVTQAVEWVKSLPLYIEDNQFIYAHAGMLSLKDRNKRSNLWLKKKELYTLNPQIFLARFNGKILIHGHTPTCFAICDGARLNIDLGASVMKNGRLGLIELEQKVVYSYYFGEDRVAMENIKDLAHQMN
- a CDS encoding YhgE/Pip domain-containing protein; its protein translation is MKHIFQIYRNDWVRIFKVPMALFLVVGLMILPSLYAWFNIKASWDPYSNTKDIEIAVVNKDEGTFIHKGKINKKIDVGEEVVKSLKENKDLGWTFVSEKEAQRGVKHGDYYASLVIPKDFSKKIGTVLEENPEKPQIYYSVNEKINAVAPKITSKGASNVTEQVSEKFVKTATKSMFEEFNRIGIELEQELPTIRNFENRVFALEEKLPEIEDMGNKALEIEKKLPEIREQGQKVVELEEKLPEIQAAGQSVLKIEKELPKVKEAGNEIIELQKKLPEIKSAGDRVVEIDQNFYKIEEGLNKALEDAKKANEIVMKAQSTLPTLENIANKGSEFSQGLNDFLEKNEGAFNEVAPVIKQNLVLLNQTAKDVAGVTEELKNVNDENRATYIETLSALETRLSSGIDAADRTADLLTKLNEYTGNNALAGVINRVNNVKDSFTNQREAVVNIENALKRGEQPSSEALDRLNTLATDANNTLSNVLANYDSSIVPAVNSGLDELTENAKNANNAVQTAKEKLPDIKGVLNDASSGLQYGQQELTSLQERLPTIRDRIHEAATTISSKMDDFTNAVNSGAAFVQNDLPAVEAQIHKAADFVNNDLPQAEKEIQKAADLVQTKLPEVEETVHKVANLVREDLPDLEDSVKNAADKIRDFEGENDLGDIIELLKNDVQKESDFFTSPVQLKEDKQFPIPNYGSAMTPFYTALCLWVGGLLLISLLRVDVEDVQEGTKGMHIYFGRLLTFLTIGFFQALIVTLGDLFILGSYVAEPTAFVLSAIFISIVFLTIIYTFVSVFGNIGKAFAIILLVLQISGSGGTFPIQTTPPFFQAINPFLPFTYAIGLLRETTGGIVRDIMIHDILLLALFLFIAILLAFLLKKPLSGWAVNVAKKAKESKIIH